CGTCATGCCCTCACCGTACGGGCCGGGAAAGGCCCTTGGAAAAGTCGTCCCGATCACGGCTTGACCTCAACCAAACTTGAGGTACCACGATCATCGACATGGACACCGACATCACGAACTCCGCGGCCGTCACGAACGCCGCCGCCCCTCTCACCCTCGCCCTGATCGTCGCGAGCGACCGCGAAGGCCGCTTCGCCCCCGTCATCGCCGACTGGATCCGCTCCCGGCTCGACGAGCGCGAGGACTTCGCCGTGACGGTCGTCGACCTCGCCGAGGTCGACCTCCCCACCGCCCTCTCCCACCACCCCTCCCCGGCCGTCCGCGCCGAACTCGCCAAGGTCTCCCCGGCCCTTGCCGCCGCCGACGCCTTCGTCGTCCTCACCCCCGAGTACAACCACTCCTTCCCCGCCGCCCTCAAGAACCTCATCGACTGGCACTTCACCGAGTGGCAGGCCAAGCCCGTCGGCTTCGTCTCCTACGGCGGCATCTCCGGCGGCCTGCGAGCCGTCGAGCAGCTCCGCCAGATCTTCGCCGAGGTCCACGCCGTCACCGTCCGCGACTCCGTCTCCTTCCACTCCGCCTGGTCGCTCTTCGACGAGGACGGACGCCACAAGGACCCCGCCGGCGCCGAGGGCGCGGCCAAGGTCCTCCTCGACCAGCTCGCCTGGTGGGCGCTCGCGCTCAAGGAAGCCAAGTCCGCCCGTCCGTACGCCGCGTGAGGGACCGACACCGTGCTGCTGAGACTCTTCGCTCCCCGCCTCAGGCCCTACCGGGCCCTCCTCGCCCTCCTCGTCCTCCTTCAGCTCGTCCAGTCCCTCGCCTCGCTCGCCCTGCCCGCCCTCAACGCCGGAGTCATCGACGAGGGCGTCCTCCGCGGGGACACCGACCGGGTCCTCCGCGGGGGCGCCGAGATGCTCGGCATCACCCTCCTCCAGGCCGCGGCGGCGGCCGCCGCCACCTACACCGGCGCCAGGATCGCCATGGGCGTCGCCCGCGACCTGCGCTCCGAGGTCTTCCGCCGCGTCCAGGACTTCTCCGCCCAGGAGCGGGGCCGGTTCGGCGCCGCCTCCCTCATCACCCGGACCACCAACGACGTCCAGCAGGTCCAGACGTTCACCGTCCTCGTCCTGACGATGCTGGTCGCCGCGCCCCTGCTCTGCTTCGGCGGTCTCGCCATGGCCCTGCGCCAGGACGTGCCGATGACCCTGGTCCTGTTCCTCTTCCTGCCCGTGATGACCGGCGCCGTCGGCGCCATCGTCCTGCGGATGCGACCCCTCTTCCGCGGCATGCAGGAGCGCGTCGACCGGGTCAACCGGGTGCTGCGCGAGCAGATCACCGGCGTCCGCGTGGTCCGCGCCTTCGTCCGCGACCGGCACGAGCGGGAACGGTTCGCCGCCGCCAACGACGAACTCCTCACCGTCGGCCTCCGGGCCGGCCGGCTCCAGGCCCTCATGTTCCCCACGGTCCTCATCGTCTGGGAGCTGACGACCGTCGCCCTCATCTACGTCGGCGCCCACCGCATCGACGGCGGCGACCTCCAGCCCGGCGGGCTCGTCGCCTTCCTCGGCTACCTGCTCCAGACCTCCATGTCCGTGATGATGGTCCTCTTCCTCCTGATGCACATGCCGCGCGCCGAGGTCGGCGCCGAGCGCATCCGCGAAGTCCTCGACACCCCGCTCTCCGTCACCCCGCCGGCCGACCCCGTCCGCGTCCTCAAGGGCACCGGACACCTCGACCTCACGGGCGTCGGATTCCGGTACCCGGGCGCCGAGGAGTCCGTCCTCCAGGACGTCGACCTCGTCGCCCGGCCCGGCGAGACCACCGCGATCATCGGCTCCACCGGCAGCGGCAAGTCGACGCTCCTCGGGCTCGTGCCCCGGCTCTTCGACGCGACCGGCGGCGAGGTCCTCGTCGACGGCGTCGACGTCCGCGCACTCGACCCCGCCCTGATGGCCAGGACCGTCGGCCTCGTCTCCCAGAAGCCCTACCTCTTCTCCGGGACGGTCGCGACGAACCTGCGGTACGGGAATCCCGACGCGACCGACGAGGAGCTCTGGCACGCCCTGGAGACCGCCCAGGCCGCCGACTTCGTCCGGGCCCTCGGTGACGGCCCCGGTGACGGCCCCGACGGCGGCCCCCACGACGGCCCCCACGACAGCCTCGACGGCGGCCTGGCCGCCCCGGTCTCCCAGGGCGGCACCAACCTCTCCGGCGGCCAGCGCCAGCGGCTCGCCATCGCCCGGGTCCTCGTCGCCCGCCCCCGCCTCTACCTCTTCGACGACTCCTTCTCCGCCCTCGACGCCGCCACCGACGCCCGGCTCCGCGAAGCGCTCCGGCGGGAGACCGCCGACGCGACCGTGGTGATCGTCGCCCAGCGGGTCTCCACCATCCGGCACGCCGACCGGATCGTCGTCCTCGACCGGGGCCGGACCGTCGGCACCGGCACCCACGAGTCCCTCATGCGGGACAGCGCCACCTACCGGGAGATCGTCCTCTCCCAGCTCACCGAGGAGGAAGCCGCATGAGTACGGCGACACCCACCCGCACCGCGCCCGACACCCGCACCGCCCCCGCCCGCAGCGGCCCCCCGTCCAAGGACCGCGGCCCCGGCCTTCCCACCACCGGCCTCGAACGCTCCCTGGCGTTCCGCGCCTCCGGCCTCCGCCTCCTGCGCACCCTCGCCCCCGACCGGGCCTTACTGCTCGCCGTCCTCGCCGTGGGCGCCACGGCCGTCGCCCTCGCCGTCCTCAGCCCCCTCCTCCTCGGCCGCGCCACCGACCTCGTCGTCACCGGCGCCACCGGCCCGGCCGGGGTCGACTTCACGGCCGTCGGCCGGCTCCTCGCCGTCTCCGTCGCGGTCGTCGCCGGCTCGTCCCTCTTCACCTGGATCCAGCTGCGGATCGCCACCACCGTCGTCCAGCGGGCCGGCCGGCGCCTCCGCGAACAGGCCCAGCACAAGCTGGCGCGGCTCCCGCTCACGTACTTCGACCGCCAGCCGCGCGGCGAGGTCCTCTCCCGCACCACGAACGACATCGACAACATCACCCAGACCCTCCAGCAGACCTTCAGCCAGATGACCCGCGCCCTGCTGACCCTCATCGGCGTCCTCGCGATGATGTTCTGGATCTCCCCGCTCCTCGCCCTCGTCGCCCTCGCCACGGTGCCCGTCTCGGTCGCCGTCGCCGCCTTCGTCGGGCGGCGCGCCCAGCCGCAGTTCGTGAAGCAGTGGGCGGTCACCGGCCGGCTCGGCAGCCACGCCGAGGAGATGATCACCGGCCACACCGAGGTCGTCGCCTTCGGCCGCCGCGCCGAGGCCGTGCAGCGCTTCGACGAGCTCGGCGAGGAGCTGTACCGGGCGAGCTTCCGCGCCCAGTTCGTCTCCGGCTTCATCCAGCCCGCGCTGACCTTCGTCGGCAACCTCAACTACGTCGTCCTCGCGGTGGTCGGCGGCCTGCGGGTGGCGAGCGGCACCCTGACCGTCGGCGACGTCCAGGCCTTCATCCAGTACTCGTACGAGTTCAACGGCCCGATCAACCAGGTCGCCGCCATGGCCAACCTCCTCCAGTCCGGGGTCGCCTCCGCCGAGCGGGTCTTCGACCTCCTCGACGCCGACGAGGAGTCCGCCGACCCGGCGGAGCCGCAGCGCCCCGCGCAGGTCAGGGGCCGGGTCTCCTTCGAGAAGGTCGCGTTCCGCTACGAGCCCGACAAGCCGCTCGTCGAGGACCTGTCGCTCACGGTGGAGCCGGGCCGGACGGTCGCGATCGTCGGCCCGACGGGCGCCGGCAAGACGACCCTCGTCAACCTCCTCATGCGGTTCTACGAGGTGACGGGCGGCCGGATCACCCTGGACGGGACGGACATCGCGACGATGACCCGCGAGGAGCTGCGGGCCGGGATCGGCATGGTCCTCCAGGACACCTGGCTCTTCGGCGGCACCATCGCGGACAACATCGCCTACGGGCTGCCCGGCGAGGTCTCCCGGGAGCGGATCGTCGAGGCCGCGCGGGCCGCGCACGCCGACCGCTTCATCCGGACCCTCCCCGACGGGTACGACACCGTCCTCGACGAGGACGGGGGAGGCCTCAGCGCCGGCGAGAAGCAGCTGGTCACGCTCGCGAGGGCGTTCCTCTCCGAGCCGGTGATCCTCGTCCTCGACGAGGCCACCAGCTCCGTCGACACCCGCACCGAGCTCCTCGTCCAGCAGGCCATGTCGTCCCTCCGCGCGGGCCGCACCAGCTTCGTCGTCGCCCACCGGCTCTCCACGATCCGGGACGCCGACACCATCCTGGTGATGGAGAGCGGATCCATCGCCGAGCAGGGCACCCACGAGGAACTGCTCGCGGCGGGCGGCGCGTACGCCCGGCTGTACGAAGCCCAGTTCGCGGCGGCGTGAACCCTCAGTACGGTGAGGGCGTGACCACTCTCGCCCTCACCGTCCTCACGACCACCGACAGCCACGAGAAGGCCGAGGCCCTCGCACGCGACGCCGTCGAGGCCCGCCTCGCCGCCTGCGCCCAGGTCTCCGGGCCCGTCACCTCCGTCTACCACTGGCAGCGGGCGATCGAGACCGCCGAGGAGTGGCAGGTCGTGTTCAAGACCACCGAGGCCCGCTACGAGGCCCTGGAAGCCCACCTCCTCGCCGCCCACGACTACGACACCCCCGAGATCATCGCCACCCCCGTCGTCCGGGCCTCCTCCGCCTACCTGGCCTGGCTCGGCAGGGAGGTGGCGCACCCATGAGGACACCCCTCCCGTTCTTCGTCTACGGGACGCTGCGCCCCGGCGCGTACAACCACGACCGGCTCCTCCTCGGCCGGACGGCCGCGGAGGAGGAGGCCCGGCTCCCGGGCGCCCGCCTGCACGACGGCCCCGGCTACCCGTACGCGGTGCCGGGCGAGGGCACGGTCGCGGGCACCCTCGTGACGGCGGCGCCCGACGCGTACGGCGAACTGCTCGGCGTACTGGACCGGATGGAGGGCGACGCCGGGTACGAGCGGACCGCCGTCGAGACGGTCCGGCTCCGCGACGGCGCGAGAGTCCGGGCCTGGACCTACGTCGCGAGCCCGGAAACGGCGCTCGGCCCCCTCATCGTCGGCGGCGACTGGTTCAGACACGTTCCAGACGGACCGCGCACACCTTGAACTCGGGCATCCGGGAGACCGGGTCGAGCGCCGGGTTGACGAGCGTGTTAGCCCGGCCCTCGCCCGCCCAGTGGAACGGCATGAAGACCGTGTCCGGCCGGATCGCCGTCGTGATCCGGGCCGGTGCGACGGCCCGTCCGCGCCGCGAGACCACCGCGAGCCGCTCGCCCTCGGCCACCCCGAGCCGCTCGGCGAGCCGCGGGTGGAGTTCCACGAACGGCCCGGGCGCCGCCGCGTTCAGCTCGGCGACCCGCCGGGTCTGCGCGCCCGACTGGTACTGGGACACGACCCGGCCCGTGGTCAGGACGACCGGGTACTCGGCGTCCGTCTCCTCCGCGGCAGGCCGGTGCACCACCGCCACGAACCGGGCCCGCCCGTCGGGGGTCGCGAACCGCTCCAGGAAGAGCCGGGGCGTCCCCGGGTGTTCCGCTCCGGGACACGGCCAGAAGACGCCCTGCTCGTCCTCGATCCGCCGGTAGCTGATGCCGGAGTAGTCGGCGGGGCCGCCTTCCGAGGCGCGCCGCAGCTCCTCGAAGACCTCTTCCGGCTCGGCGGAGAAACCCTTCTCCCAGCCGAGGAGTCCGGCGAGTGCGTGCAGCACCTCCAGGTCGCTGCGTACCCCGGCGGGCGGGGTGAGGGCGCGGCGCCGCAGCAGCACCCGCCCCTCCAGGTTCGTCATCGTCCCGGTCTCCTCGGCCCACTGGGTGACGGGCAGGACGACGTCGGCGAGCGCGGCGGTCTCGGAGAGTACGACGTCGGCGACGGCGAGGAAGCCGAGCGAGCGCAGCCGCCCCTCGACGTGTGCGGCGCGCGGCGCGGAGACGACCGGGTTGGAGCCCATGAGGAGCAGGGCCTTCACGTCTCCGCCGAGCGCGTCGAGGAGCTCGTACGCGCTCCGCCCGGGCCCCGGCAGCGACTCCGGGTCCACGCCCCACACCCCGGCGACGTGCGCGCTGGCCGCCGGGTCGTCGAGCTTGCGGTAGCCGGGCAGCTGGTCGGCCTTCTGGCCGTGCTCGCGGCCGCCCTGGCCGTTGCCCTGACCGGTGAGGCAGCCGTAGCCGCTCAGCGGCCGGCCCGCCTTTCCGGTGGCGAGGCAGAGATTGATCCAGGCGCCGACGGTGTCCGTCCCCTTGGACTGCTGCTCGGGGCCGCGCGCGGTCAGCACCATGCCGGTGCCGGCGTCGGAGAACATCGCGACCGCCTCGCGGAGCTGCGGCACGGAGACGCCGGTGATCCGCTCGACCTGCTCGGGCCAGTGGGACATGGCCCCGGCGCGCGCGGCCTCCCAGCCGGAGGTGCGAGTTGCCACGAACTCTTCGTCGACGCGCCCTTCGGCCACCACGAGATGGAGCATGCCGAGGGCGAGCGCGAGGTCGGTGCCCGGGCGCGGCGCGAGGTGGAGGTCGGCCTGCTCGGCGGTGCGGGTGCGGCGCGGATCGACGACGATCAGCTTGCCGCCGTTCTCCTTCAGTTCGGTGAGGTAGCGCAGGGCGGGGGGCATGGTCTCGGCGAGGTTGGAGCCGACGAGGATCACGCAGCCCGTCCTGGGGATGTCCTCCAGGGGGAAGGGGAGTCCCCGGTCGAGGCCGAAGGCCCTGCCGTGCGCGGCGGCGGCGGACGACATGCAGAAGCGCCCGTTGTAGTCGATCTGCGAGGTGCCGAGCACGAGCCGGGCGAACTTCCCCAGGGTGTACGCCTTCTCGTTGGTGAGCCCGCCGCCGCCGAAGACCCCCACGGCATCGGCGCCGTGGTCGGCGCGGGTCCTGCTCAGTCCGTCGGCGACGGCGGCGAGCGCCTCCTCCCAGGTCGCGGGCCGCAGATCCCCCGTGTCAGGGCATCGGACCAGGGGTTCGGTGAGCCGGACCCGGGAGGAGAGTACGGAGGGGGCGGTGCGGCCCTTGCCGCACAGGGCGCCCCGGTTGACGGGGAAATCGGTCCGGTCGACCACCTCGGCGGGCAGCTCCGGGGAGCCGGTGGGGCGGAGCGACATGCCGCACTGCAGGGCGCAGTAGGGGCAGTGGGTCGGGACGGCGGTGACGTCGGACATGCGGCCAGCGTGGGTCAGCCGTGTTACGCGGGGCGGCGCCGCGTATTACGGGCGCGGGGCTCTCCGCTCAGCTCACCGCTCGCCGGAAGGTGAGGCGAGGGCCTCCGTGACGCCCGGTTCCTTCGGGCCGAGGAAGTGGGGGTCGGGGCGCAGGCCCGCGTCGAGGGCGGCCTTGGCCGCCGCGAACAGTTCCCGGGTGGTGCCGTAGTACCAGGTGCGGTCGTGGGGTTCGGCGACCCCGACCCCGTACGCGTCGACGCCCGCCGCCCCGCACAGCGCGACGGCCCGCTTGATGTGGAAGTCCTGGGTCACGAGGACGGCCCGGTCGACGCCGAAGACCTTCTTGGCCCGGACGCAGGAGTCCCAGGTGTCGAAGCCCGCGTAGTCGCTGACGACCCTGTCCTCGGGCACCCCGCGCTCGGTGAGGTAGGTGCGCATGGCGCTGGGCTCGTCGTACGCGGTCCTGCTGTTGTCGCCGGTGACGAGCAGGACCCGGACCTTGCCCGTGCGGTACAGCTCGGCGGCCGTGTCGAGCCGGTGCGCGAGGTACGGGGTGGGGCGCCCCTTCCACAGCCCGGCGCCGAAGACGACGGCGACGTCCCGGGCGGGCACGTCGGCGGTGGTACGGAGCCGGGGCTCGGCGACCGTGTGCATCCAGGTGGCCGGGGCGAGCGCGAGAACCGCGCCGACCATGACGGCCTGGACGGTGCGGCGACGGCCCCGCGTCGTGCGGGGCCACCGGATCGGCCGAGCCGGCATGCGGGAACCTCCAGGGCTGGGAGTGGTGCTGTCACCCCGTCCGACGCGGATCGGCGGACTTCGGTTCGCCGACCTCTCGAACTGTTCCGTACAGCACACCGGCGAGCCCGAGGCCGATGAACATGCCGAGGATCTGCGCGGCGGCGTAGGACGGCACGGAGCCGGGGGCGATCCCGGTGAAGGAGTCGGAGAACGCGCGGCCGAAGGTGGCCGCCGGATTGGCGAAGGATCCGGAGGAGGTGAACCAGATCGCCGCGCCGATGTACCCCGCGACCGCGACCGGGGCGAGCCCGGGGCGGCCGATGTGGCGCAGGCCCTGCACGACGAGGACGAGCCCGGCGGTGGCGACGGCCTCGCCGAGGAGGAGGTGGAGCGCCGAGCGGGGCTCGGTGGCCCAGGCGCCGGGTGCCCGCCCGAACATGGCCTCGGCGAGCAGGGCGCCGCTGACGGCTCCGGCGACCTGGGCGGCGATATAGGCGAGGGCCTCGCGCCCGCCGCGCTCGTGCCGCCGCGACCACCACTCGGAGAGGGTCACGACGGGATT
The sequence above is a segment of the Streptomyces sp. NBC_01255 genome. Coding sequences within it:
- a CDS encoding NADPH-dependent FMN reductase, coding for MDTDITNSAAVTNAAAPLTLALIVASDREGRFAPVIADWIRSRLDEREDFAVTVVDLAEVDLPTALSHHPSPAVRAELAKVSPALAAADAFVVLTPEYNHSFPAALKNLIDWHFTEWQAKPVGFVSYGGISGGLRAVEQLRQIFAEVHAVTVRDSVSFHSAWSLFDEDGRHKDPAGAEGAAKVLLDQLAWWALALKEAKSARPYAA
- a CDS encoding ABC transporter ATP-binding protein — encoded protein: MLLRLFAPRLRPYRALLALLVLLQLVQSLASLALPALNAGVIDEGVLRGDTDRVLRGGAEMLGITLLQAAAAAAATYTGARIAMGVARDLRSEVFRRVQDFSAQERGRFGAASLITRTTNDVQQVQTFTVLVLTMLVAAPLLCFGGLAMALRQDVPMTLVLFLFLPVMTGAVGAIVLRMRPLFRGMQERVDRVNRVLREQITGVRVVRAFVRDRHERERFAAANDELLTVGLRAGRLQALMFPTVLIVWELTTVALIYVGAHRIDGGDLQPGGLVAFLGYLLQTSMSVMMVLFLLMHMPRAEVGAERIREVLDTPLSVTPPADPVRVLKGTGHLDLTGVGFRYPGAEESVLQDVDLVARPGETTAIIGSTGSGKSTLLGLVPRLFDATGGEVLVDGVDVRALDPALMARTVGLVSQKPYLFSGTVATNLRYGNPDATDEELWHALETAQAADFVRALGDGPGDGPDGGPHDGPHDSLDGGLAAPVSQGGTNLSGGQRQRLAIARVLVARPRLYLFDDSFSALDAATDARLREALRRETADATVVIVAQRVSTIRHADRIVVLDRGRTVGTGTHESLMRDSATYREIVLSQLTEEEAA
- a CDS encoding ABC transporter ATP-binding protein, with amino-acid sequence MSTATPTRTAPDTRTAPARSGPPSKDRGPGLPTTGLERSLAFRASGLRLLRTLAPDRALLLAVLAVGATAVALAVLSPLLLGRATDLVVTGATGPAGVDFTAVGRLLAVSVAVVAGSSLFTWIQLRIATTVVQRAGRRLREQAQHKLARLPLTYFDRQPRGEVLSRTTNDIDNITQTLQQTFSQMTRALLTLIGVLAMMFWISPLLALVALATVPVSVAVAAFVGRRAQPQFVKQWAVTGRLGSHAEEMITGHTEVVAFGRRAEAVQRFDELGEELYRASFRAQFVSGFIQPALTFVGNLNYVVLAVVGGLRVASGTLTVGDVQAFIQYSYEFNGPINQVAAMANLLQSGVASAERVFDLLDADEESADPAEPQRPAQVRGRVSFEKVAFRYEPDKPLVEDLSLTVEPGRTVAIVGPTGAGKTTLVNLLMRFYEVTGGRITLDGTDIATMTREELRAGIGMVLQDTWLFGGTIADNIAYGLPGEVSRERIVEAARAAHADRFIRTLPDGYDTVLDEDGGGLSAGEKQLVTLARAFLSEPVILVLDEATSSVDTRTELLVQQAMSSLRAGRTSFVVAHRLSTIRDADTILVMESGSIAEQGTHEELLAAGGAYARLYEAQFAAA
- the cutA gene encoding divalent-cation tolerance protein CutA translates to MTTLALTVLTTTDSHEKAEALARDAVEARLAACAQVSGPVTSVYHWQRAIETAEEWQVVFKTTEARYEALEAHLLAAHDYDTPEIIATPVVRASSAYLAWLGREVAHP
- a CDS encoding gamma-glutamylcyclotransferase family protein, whose translation is MRTPLPFFVYGTLRPGAYNHDRLLLGRTAAEEEARLPGARLHDGPGYPYAVPGEGTVAGTLVTAAPDAYGELLGVLDRMEGDAGYERTAVETVRLRDGARVRAWTYVASPETALGPLIVGGDWFRHVPDGPRTP
- a CDS encoding molybdopterin oxidoreductase family protein, with the translated sequence MSDVTAVPTHCPYCALQCGMSLRPTGSPELPAEVVDRTDFPVNRGALCGKGRTAPSVLSSRVRLTEPLVRCPDTGDLRPATWEEALAAVADGLSRTRADHGADAVGVFGGGGLTNEKAYTLGKFARLVLGTSQIDYNGRFCMSSAAAAHGRAFGLDRGLPFPLEDIPRTGCVILVGSNLAETMPPALRYLTELKENGGKLIVVDPRRTRTAEQADLHLAPRPGTDLALALGMLHLVVAEGRVDEEFVATRTSGWEAARAGAMSHWPEQVERITGVSVPQLREAVAMFSDAGTGMVLTARGPEQQSKGTDTVGAWINLCLATGKAGRPLSGYGCLTGQGNGQGGREHGQKADQLPGYRKLDDPAASAHVAGVWGVDPESLPGPGRSAYELLDALGGDVKALLLMGSNPVVSAPRAAHVEGRLRSLGFLAVADVVLSETAALADVVLPVTQWAEETGTMTNLEGRVLLRRRALTPPAGVRSDLEVLHALAGLLGWEKGFSAEPEEVFEELRRASEGGPADYSGISYRRIEDEQGVFWPCPGAEHPGTPRLFLERFATPDGRARFVAVVHRPAAEETDAEYPVVLTTGRVVSQYQSGAQTRRVAELNAAAPGPFVELHPRLAERLGVAEGERLAVVSRRGRAVAPARITTAIRPDTVFMPFHWAGEGRANTLVNPALDPVSRMPEFKVCAVRLERV
- a CDS encoding SanA/YdcF family protein, with protein sequence MPARPIRWPRTTRGRRRTVQAVMVGAVLALAPATWMHTVAEPRLRTTADVPARDVAVVFGAGLWKGRPTPYLAHRLDTAAELYRTGKVRVLLVTGDNSRTAYDEPSAMRTYLTERGVPEDRVVSDYAGFDTWDSCVRAKKVFGVDRAVLVTQDFHIKRAVALCGAAGVDAYGVGVAEPHDRTWYYGTTRELFAAAKAALDAGLRPDPHFLGPKEPGVTEALASPSGER
- a CDS encoding MIP/aquaporin family protein; protein product: MRMSPPSLPRRTAAEFIGTAALVAVIVGSGIRADSLSQDIGVRLLANAAASAVGLGLLIALIGPLSGAHFNPVVTLSEWWSRRHERGGREALAYIAAQVAGAVSGALLAEAMFGRAPGAWATEPRSALHLLLGEAVATAGLVLVVQGLRHIGRPGLAPVAVAGYIGAAIWFTSSGSFANPAATFGRAFSDSFTGIAPGSVPSYAAAQILGMFIGLGLAGVLYGTVREVGEPKSADPRRTG